A genomic region of Raphanus sativus cultivar WK10039 chromosome 6, ASM80110v3, whole genome shotgun sequence contains the following coding sequences:
- the LOC108806067 gene encoding uncharacterized protein LOC108806067 has product MTSFAAISNFVIQCHERAGAEEHLESYFQGLSQDVCNKWNFHNASLTEFLSTWRERRQDIVPTPVDQPEDLESSWAISLSTAQSALVKLENSDRALLTTKMLLEGVPIHYQSETCAVDRLEDVRSFMVEGNYVRQMVVHHRPRGNDEDDQNKFESLIEYLLVRGPVVASFDVFPSYDEEFTLNMGQGIFKPTPDEHHMRAYQTFPRHCIVLFGKGVQVQGSDIQEFWEGLESRGEEFGDEGFVRLARHHCVIREVVELKV; this is encoded by the exons ATGACTTCTTTTGCTGCGATTTCGAACTTTGTTATACAATGTCACGAGAGGGCAGGGGCAGAAGAACACCTTGAGAGTTACTTTCAAGGTCTGAGTCAGGACGTTTGCAACAAATGGAAC TTCCATAACGCCAGCTTGACAGAATTTCTTTCTACTTGGAGAGAAAGGAGGCAAGACATAGTTCCGACACCTGTTGACCAGCCAGAAGATTTGG aatCTTCTTGGGCTATAAGCTTATCTACAGCCCAATCTGCCTTGGTTAAATTAGAGAACTCTGATAGAGCACTTTTAACTACCAAGATGCTCCTGGAAGGTGTCCCTATTCATTATCAATCCGAAACTTGTGCGGTAGATCGTCTAGAAGATGTAAGATCTTTCATGGTTGAAGGAAATTATGTGAGGCAGATGGTCGTTCACCACAGGCCAAGAGGAAATGATGAAGATGATCAAAACAAGTTTGAGAGTCTAATTGAATATCTGTTAGTCAGAGGACCGGTGGTAGCATCTTTTGACGTCTTTCCGAGCTATGACGAAGAGTTCACGTTAAACATGGGACAA gGAATATTCAAGCCAACACCTGACGAGCATCATATGCGTGCATATCAAACATTTCCGAGGCATTGTATCGTTTTGTTTGGGAAAGGAGTACAAGTGCAGGGCTCAGATATCCAAGAATTTTGGGAAGGGCTTGAAAGCCGTGGGGAGGAGTTTGGAGACGAGGGCTTCGTTCGATTGGCTCGGCATCACTGTGTAATCAGAGAAGTTGTGGAGTTGAAG GTTTGA
- the LOC108807026 gene encoding uncharacterized protein LOC108807026: MRLFQEIALIVTQFHNNLVTEQDLVSHFRRLGPNECNKWTILNAARRTEFLFTWREKNADTVPEPLIQEDDLDTCWAIALFRGQSALVTLKESDRARLTLEMLLDGVDSQYQSESHGVDCLEDLIPFMEENFVRRMIVHHRPRGFDQVEQDEFERLIENLLVKGPVVVAFDVFPSYEEKFVAASGQGIFSPTDDECQMRLYERFIRHCVVLYGKGVEVDGSRIKEFWEALESRGDTFGDEGFVRLARGKCLLREVVELKV; this comes from the exons ATGAGACTATTTCAAGAGATTGCCTTAATTGTTACACAATTCCACAACAATTTAGTGACAGAACAAGACCTTGTGAGTCACTTTCGAAGACTTGGTCCGAATGAGTGTAACAAATGGACG ATCCTTAATGCTGCCAGGAGGACAGAGTTTCTTTTTACTTGGAGAGAAAAGAACGCAGACACTGTTCCCGAACCTCTTATCCAAGAAGATGATTTAG ATACATGTTGGGCTATAGCCTTATTCAGAGGTCAATCTGCATTGGTTACGTTAAAAGAATCTGATAGAGCACGTTTGACTCTCGAAATGCTCCTAGATGGTGTGGATTCTCAATACCAATCTGAATCTCATGGTGTTGATTGTCTAGAAGACTTGATTCCTTTCATGGAAGAAAACTTTGTGAGGAGAATGATAGTACACCACAGGCCAAGGGGCTTTGATCAAGTCGAGCAAGATGAGTTTGAGAGGCTGATTGAGAATCTACTAGTGAAGGGGCCTGTTGTTGTAGCCTTCGACGTCTTTCCTAGCTACGAGGAAAAATTTGTGGCGGCCTCGGGACAA GGTATCTTCAGTCCAACAGATGACGAGTGTCAGATGCGTCTCTACGAACGATTTATTAGGCACTGTGTGGTTCTATACGGGAAAGGTGTAGAAGTGGATGGCTCAAGGATCAAAGAATTCTGGGAGGCACTTGAAAGCCGTGGGGATACATTTGGGGACGAGGGTTTCGTTCGCTTGGCTCGGGGAAAATGTTTACTCCGAGAAGTTGTGGAGTTGAAG GTGTGA